The Treponema phagedenis DNA segment ATTACATACTAGCTTCTGCAAGGGAAACAGTGGATATCGGACGATGTTACAGTTTTTATTAAAACAAAATATTTGATTTAATACGAAAGAGAACTTGAGGTTTTTTCATTAAAAGGGTAACATAGGGGACTATGAACCTTTTACCTAAATATCCTGTTTTTGAGCCGATTTCGTTAGAAATGATGGAAGAAATAACGCCTCATTTAGTGGTACTTCCCGATGGTATTTCCGAATTCACTTTTGTAGGTTTGTACTTATTCAGAAATACCTATGCATACAAGGTTTCTCAAAAAGATGATCTTATTATTATTTCAGGTTCACAAGATGGTAAAACTTTTTTCATTACTCCATGTTGTTCCGGCAGCTCTGAATTAATTTCAGAGCTTTTTCAAACACATGATTATTGGAAGCTTATTTCCGAGAGTTTTATACAAAACAATCCGCAAATTTTTACACATTTAAATTTTGAATTGCGTGAAGACAGAGATAACTTTGATTACATATATTTACGTACCGACTTGGCAACTCTTTCCGGTAAGAAATTTCACAAAAAAAAGAATCATGTTAATGCGTTTCAGCTTGCATATCCCGAGTTTGAATTGAGAGCGCTTACCTCCGACACAAAAAAAGATGCTATTGAGGTTCTTGATTATTGGGCATCCAAACAAGAAAACCCTGAAAAAACGGATTATTATGCGGCAAAAGAGGCTTTAGAACTTCTGGAACATTTTAAGATGAAAGGTAGTGTTTTATATGTAAAAAATACACCTATTGCCTGGTGCTTAGCAGAGCCGATTGCTTCAGGTAAAATGGTTGCTGTTCATTTTGAAAAAGCTCGCACGGATTTTCGAGGTGCGTATCAATATATTAACTATGCTTTTGCGCAGTCTTTATCTGAAAATTTTGAGTTTATTAATCGAGAGCAGGATCTTGGGGATGAGGGAATGCGCCAAGCAAAAATGTCATATCGTCCTTGCGGGTTTGTAAAAAAATATAAGATTGAAAAAAGGTAGAAGATGAAACTGGTTAGTACAAGAAATACGAATAACAAGGTTTCTTTTCTTCAGGCACTGTTGTCCTGTATGCCTGAAGACGGCGGCTTGTATGTTCCTTATGAAGAGCAGGATTTACGCTCTTGGATATTGCATTTGGATGAAAACTCTTCTTTCAGCAATGTAGCCGGCAGTTTAACCGCGGCGCTGCTAAAAGAAGAACTGAGCCCTGCGGTATCTGAAAGAATTGCGGATTCCGCTTTTAAGGATTACGCTCCTCGATTACGCCAGCTTGATGACGGGTTGTTCCAACTTGAGCTTTTTCACGGGCCTACCGGTTCTCATCGAGATTTTGGGCTTTTATGGCTGGCATCCACACTTGAACATGTTTTAACCATGCAGGGAAAAACAGCTACCGTTTTGACTCCCAGCATGGGAAAGGGAGGAAGAAGCGTTGCCGCCGCCTTCGGAAATAAAAAAAGGCTGAAAGCTATTGTCATTTATCCGCGCGGTTATGCAAAAGGATATGATGAAAAATTTACAATGCAGAAAGGAGGTTCAATCTATCCGGTAGAAATGGATGGCAGTTATGCGGAAATAGAAAGACTGGTTCGGGAAGTATATCAGGATAGGGAGTTAGTTTCAAAGTATAATTTAACACTTGCAAACACAATAAATATCGGCAGGATTATTCCGCAAACGTTTTTTTATCCTTTTGCTTTTACGCGGATAAAAAAACGTTCATCCGGTAATATATATTACGCAATCCCGTCAGGTAATTACGGAAATATTACAGCCGGATTGTATGCATGGAAATTTCGGCTGCCGGTAAGCGGATTTATTACCGATGCAACGGCCTCACTTACATCTGATGTACACGGTTTTTGTGTATGTTTGGATTCTATGATACCGCTTGCTGAAAGAGGCCCTGCAGATCCCGCAACTCCCTCAAATATTGAAAGACTTGAACAAGTTTTTTCTATAAGTCCCGCTTTAATGCGCAGCTTTTTGTTTCCTGTTCATGTAAATCATGAACGAATAAACGAAATTATTGGCACAGTTTATCATAAATATGGTATAATGTTTGATAGCCAAACAGCAACGGTGTATGAGGCGGCTTTAAAAAGCAATAGAATTTCACAAAAAGGAGCGGAAACGTTAGTGCTTATTTCTAAAGATCATCCCGCTTTTGAAAGTGAACGATTGCGGGCTGCTTGCGGAGAAGCGCCCATCATACCCGAACGACTTAAAAATATGGATGTCCCGATAAAAGACGTGCATTTAATTAACGGTAAGAAAGAAGAAATTCTTCAAATACTACAAACTATTACGGAATGAGGTGAATCATGGCTTATAAATTGAATGGAGC contains these protein-coding regions:
- a CDS encoding DUF2156 domain-containing protein, which produces MNLLPKYPVFEPISLEMMEEITPHLVVLPDGISEFTFVGLYLFRNTYAYKVSQKDDLIIISGSQDGKTFFITPCCSGSSELISELFQTHDYWKLISESFIQNNPQIFTHLNFELREDRDNFDYIYLRTDLATLSGKKFHKKKNHVNAFQLAYPEFELRALTSDTKKDAIEVLDYWASKQENPEKTDYYAAKEALELLEHFKMKGSVLYVKNTPIAWCLAEPIASGKMVAVHFEKARTDFRGAYQYINYAFAQSLSENFEFINREQDLGDEGMRQAKMSYRPCGFVKKYKIEKR
- a CDS encoding pyridoxal-phosphate dependent enzyme, producing MKLVSTRNTNNKVSFLQALLSCMPEDGGLYVPYEEQDLRSWILHLDENSSFSNVAGSLTAALLKEELSPAVSERIADSAFKDYAPRLRQLDDGLFQLELFHGPTGSHRDFGLLWLASTLEHVLTMQGKTATVLTPSMGKGGRSVAAAFGNKKRLKAIVIYPRGYAKGYDEKFTMQKGGSIYPVEMDGSYAEIERLVREVYQDRELVSKYNLTLANTINIGRIIPQTFFYPFAFTRIKKRSSGNIYYAIPSGNYGNITAGLYAWKFRLPVSGFITDATASLTSDVHGFCVCLDSMIPLAERGPADPATPSNIERLEQVFSISPALMRSFLFPVHVNHERINEIIGTVYHKYGIMFDSQTATVYEAALKSNRISQKGAETLVLISKDHPAFESERLRAACGEAPIIPERLKNMDVPIKDVHLINGKKEEILQILQTITE